A genomic region of Parambassis ranga chromosome 7, fParRan2.1, whole genome shotgun sequence contains the following coding sequences:
- the bltp3a gene encoding UHRF1-binding protein 1, whose product MAGIIKKQILKHLSRFTKNLSPDKINLSTLKGEGQLSNLELDEEVLQNMLDLPTWLAVTRVYCNKAAIRIQWTKLKTSPICLFLDKVEVEMRTCEEPRPPNGPSPIAITAGQSEYGFAEKVVEGMSVRINSITIKVQARAFHASFELWQLQGNSLNPKWQRSDLRNTRVTDPKRGEVLTFKEINWQTLRIEADAIEGDDHDLGSTPLRLITNQGRIRIALKRRIKDCNVLASKLLFILDDLLWVLTDSQLKAIIHYAKSLSEAMEKSAQQRKSMAAESLQTAPPSPGLHSLWTEPPPASTGTPSNMSQYFDLYDVKESSYHTFISRLDLHICNDSSSADEDEPPPPGLQGAMQLTFRKLGFDYYPIHRPADGCRHWERHSGAMEAQAQWAGKLLQEYQRRAEAFGFPGPHSEAPQPAKESPAKTMQDAQSSPKSHTSEKEQTSSRNSVATPAGSSLKRLRSSCVVIRMDDVDIHQVSTRGRQNKKTQSLLSCNRKALRLPDNIPAVHLQFTEYYFPDNPSLPVPTSNLYIQLNSLQLCVDPASVLWINLFSRGLLHTLDQVKAFYHLQDSNKAEEHVDIRMDASQLKLIIPLDSSILDHPERPQSLSVTVPQMVVSNTRHCPHGSTADLNSTWDKFTCCPFFNSTLPCPYPRDLSVFHPIPSTFLQHSQDTEPQAPDKKQLRSQDIWSLSLSRVTLGFDGARRLPKGKTQPFVEPFAMSIWMCRPSAFKSGSPFSFSSPSKVSLGSEQEPDQDQSSDASIHFLAHTITPVKMWLNHYQYVALLRMKDSLARLGAELGRDVRDVKQARGQKPMTASVCLALLVDSVELGLLLPPVNTEPDEEVPHTPETDSPSITDSDISPTHHSADVIVEDSGLENGISSVSTAVTGFDQDEQDGVVEEACEAVEEGLDGNDLTTQEDGVVLSPPLSPGQSPALSREPSTFSLEGELSSAINVTKDVTKDAISASLDLTKGAFSITKDAFSMLSRGSGMSKLFSPQAKEQVQRSEESSSSLASSLRHQSMKQSPSQHSFDSAILDGSLPDENLSVDSDISDNFVILMDSESGMESMRPNNTPVGSRGSPAPGTEGGSSADLSSSLSQSTEDVSQDMSSVLLLILSGTACTMEVKAEDQVVAVEVQNLTPVQMGTVRLSDLLTGLIQAPEHLVQKQERRGSRVSPALCMRAEMGPSAVRRCALAESLGFLDVRVQDCQAELLASTVANIGPFLEDEFSVDAQPMKLNINNVTITMKDDGPKIYPTAPQSVPATFIVDQLILERSDGGIMRVKAERTDTKGSAGVLVAASDNPNGSVQQQIERQMLESQLCDAQAALTQALSERERLLLEVRKYDPTFTL is encoded by the exons ATGGCGGGGATTATTAAAAAGCAAATCCTGAAACATTTGTCAAG GTTCACCAAGAATCTGTCCCCAGACAAAATCAACCTGAGTACACTGAAGGGGGAGGGGCAGTTGTCCAACCTGGAGCTGGATGAAGAGGTTTTGCAGAACATGCTTGACCTCCCTACTTGGCTGGCTGTCACACGGGTCTATTGCAACAAGGCCGCCATCAGG ATACAATGGACAAAGTTGAAAACAAGCCCCATCTGCCTG TTCCTGGATAAGGTAGAAGTCGAGATGAGGACATGTGAAGAGCCTCGTCCTCCAAATGGCCCCTCTCCTATAGCTATAACAGCAGGCCAGAG TGAGTACGGCTTTGCAGAGAAGGTGGTAGAGGGCATGTCTGTTAGAATCAACTCTATTACAATCAAGGTTCAGGCACGTGCCTTCCACGCTTCCTTTGAGCTCTGGCAACTACAAGGCAACAGTCTCAACCCCAAATGGCAACGCAGTGACCTTCGCAACACCCGCGTCACTGACCCaaagagaggagag GTTTTGACATTCAAAGAAATTAACTGGCAGACTCTCAGAATTGAGGCAGACGCCATTGAGGGGGATGATCATGACCTTGGCAGTACCCCATTACGCCTCATCACCAACCAGGGTCGCATTCGCATTGCTCTGAAGCGCAGA ATTAAAGATTGTAACGTATTGGCATCCaagctgcttttcattctggacgACCTGCTGTGGGTGCTGACAGACTCTCAGCTCAAAGCCATCATCCATTATGCCAAATCTCTGAGTGAGGCTATGGAGAAGTctgcacagcagaggaagagcatGGCTGCTGAATCCTTGCAG ACTGCTCCTCCATCTCCGGGCCTCCACAGTTTATGGACCGAGCCCCCACCAGCTTCTACAGGCACACCCAGCAACATGAGTCAATACTTTGATCTGTATGATGTCAAGGAATCTTCTTACCACACCTTTATATCACGCTTGGACTTACACATATGCAATGACAGTTCTTCAGCAGATGAAG ATGAGCCTCCTCCACCAGGCTTACAGGGTGCCATGCAGCTGACTTTCAGGAAGCTGGGTTTTGACTACTATCCCATCCACAGGCCTG CTGATGGGTGTCGACACTGGGAACGCCACAGTGGAGCCATGGAGGCTCAGGCCCAGTGGGCTGGAAAACTGCtgcaggagtatcagagaagaGCAGAGGCTTTCGGTTTTCCTGGGCCACATTCTGAGGCGCCACAGCCTGCCAAGGAATCCCCTGCAAAGACGATGCaag ATGCACAGTCAAGTCCCAAGTCACACACTTCAGAAAAAGAACAGACATCCAGTAGGAACTCAGTGGCAACGCCGGCAGGGTCCTCACTGAAGAGGCTGCGGTCCAGCTGCGTGGTGATCAGGATGGATGACGTGGACATTCACCAG GTGTCTACAAGGGGCCGTCAAAACAAGAAGACCCAGTCTCTGTTATCGTGTAACCGTAAAGCTCTGCGTTTGCCTGACAACATACCAGCAGTTCACCTGCAGTTTACGGAATACTACTTTCCTGACAACCCCAGTTTACCAG TACCCACCTCAAACCTGTACATCCAGTTAAACagcctccagctgtgtgtggacCCAGCCAGCGTGCTGTGGATCAACTTGTTCTCCAGGGGTCTGCTGCACACCCTGGACCAGGTCAAAGCTTTCTACCATTTGCAAGACAGTAATAAGGCCGAAGAACATGTAGACATTCGCATGGATGCCTCTCAGCTTAAG CTCATAATCCCATTGGATTCATCCATTTTAGACCATCCAGAACGTCCTCAGTCCCTTTCTGTTACTGTACCCCAGATGGTTGTCAGCAACACCCGTCACTGCCCTCACGGCTCCACAGCTGACCTGAACAGCACCTGGGACAAGTTCACCTGCTGCCCTTTCTTTAATTCCACGCTACCTTGCCCTTACCCCAGAGACTTGAGTGTCTTCCACCCCATTCCTTCCACCTTTCTTCAGCACTCTCAAGATACGGAACCCCAAGCTCCAGACAAAAAGCAGCTACGATCCCAGGATATCTGGTCCCTCAGTCTGTCCCGTGTTACACTAGGTTTTGATGGAGCACGCCGATTGCCGAAAGGCAAAACCCAGCCTTTTGTTGAGCCCTTTGCCATGTCCATCTGGATGTGTCGGCCGTCTGCCTTTAAAAGTGGTTCTCCGTTTTCCTTCTCCAGTCCCAGCAAAGTTTCACTTGGTTCAGAGCAGGAACCTGATCAGGATCAGTCTTCAGATGCTTCTATTCACTTCCTGGCCCACACTATCACCCCAGTGAAGATGTGGCTCAATCACTACCAGTATGTAGCCTTGCTGAGGATGAAGGATTCCCTGGCTCGGCTGGGAGCAGAATTGGGCCGGGACGTACGAGATGTTAAACAGGCTCGTGGTCAGAAGCCAATGACGGCTTCAGTTTGTCTTGCTCTTCTGGTGGACTCAGTGGAATTGGGTCTCCTTTTGCCACCAGTCAACACAGAACCCGATGAAGAGGTCCCCCACACTCCGGAAACCGACAGTCCCAGCATAACAGACTCAGACATCTCCCCAACTCATCACTCTGCTGACGTTATCGTGGAGGACAGTGGGTTAGAAAATGGAATCTCCTCCGTCAGTACAGCTGTCACTGGGTTTGATCAGGATGAACAAGATGGGGTGGTAGAGGAGGCATGTGAAGCTGTCGAAGAGGGGCTGGATGGAAATGACTTGACAACACAGGAGGATGGTGttgttctctctcctcccctctcaccTGGACAGTCCCCAGCCCTCTCCCGTGAACCATCAACCTTCAGCTTGGAGGGAGAGCTGTCAAGCGCCATTAATGTCACCAAGGATGTGACCAAAGACGCCATCAGTGCCTCGCTGGACTTGACCAAAGGGGCGTTTTCAATAACAAAAGATGCCTTTAGCATGCTGAGTCGTGGCTCAGGGATGAGCAAGTTGTTCAGTCCACAGGCAAA agaACAAgttcagcgctcagaggagtcctcctcctctttggcaTCAAGCCTGCGGCACCAATCCATGAAGCAGTCGCCTTCCCAGCATTCCTTTGATAGCGCTATCTTAGATGGCAGCCTGCCTGATGAAAATCTGTCTGTGGACAGTGATATCAGCGACAATTTTGTGATTCTCATGGACTCAG AGTCAGGCATGGAGTCCATGCGTCCCAACAACACCCCTGTGGGCAGTCGAGGCAGTCCAGCCCCAGGGACAGAGGGGGGCTCATCAGCTGACCTTAGCAGCTCCCTGTCCCAAAGTACAGAGGACGTGTCTCAGGACATG TCCTCTGTGTTGTTACTGATCCTGAGTGGAACAGCTTGTACCATGGAGGTAAAGGCAGAAGACCAAGTTGTGGCTGTTGAAGTTCAGAATCTGACCCCTGTACAGATGGGGACTGTCAGACTATCAGACCTGCTCACTGGTCTCATACAAG ctccAGAACACTTGGTCCAGAAGCAGGAAAGGCGGGGTAGCAGGGTCTCTCCAGCACTGTGCATGCGAGCAGAAATGGGCCCATCTGCAGTTCGGCGCTGTGCTCTGGCCGAGTCTTTGGGCTTTCTGGATGTGAGAGTGCAAGACTGCCAGGCCGAGTTGTTGGCCTCAACAGTGGCTAACATTGGTCCTTTTCTCGAAGATGAGTTCAGTGTTGATGCTCAACCAATGAAGTTAAACATTAACAACGTGACCATTACTATGAAG GATGATGGTCCCAAAATCTACCCTACAGCCCCTCAATCTGTCCCAGCCACATTCATTGTAGATCAGCTGATTCTTGAGCGCAGTGATGGCGGCATCATGAGGGTCAAAG CTGAAAGAACTGACACTAAAGGCTCAGCAGGTGTTCTTGTGGCTGCCTCCGACAACCCTAACGGTTCTGTCCAACAGCAGATTGAG AGACAAATGCTGGAGTCACAGCTCTGTGACGCACAAGCTGCCCTCACCCAGGCcctgagtgagagagagcgcctccttctggaagtcaggaagTATGACCCCACATTTACTCTCTGA
- the taf11 gene encoding transcription initiation factor TFIID subunit 11, whose protein sequence is MADPARIKTEDTPERTTSATEEHPKSEEPATVAAAEKPADENKESSSQDQPKQEVKLDSVAGEDEEGGTSGQPPSKRLKVEPEKKKEKRHKVDEDEIQKMQVLVSSFSEEQLNRYEMYRRSAFPKAAIKRLIQSITGSSVSQNVVIAMSGISKVFAGEIVEEALDVCEKWGDTPPLQPKHMREAVRRLKSRDQIPNTKYKNILFP, encoded by the exons ATGGCAGATCCAGCACGGATAAAAACAGAGGATACACCTGAAAGGACGACATCTGCTACCGAGGAACATCCTAAATCAGAGGAACCTGCAACTGTAGCTGCCGCAGAAAAACCTGCAGATGAAAACAAAGAGTCGTCCTCGCAAGATCAGCCAAAACAGGAGGTTAAACTC GACTCGGTggcaggtgaggatgaggaaggaggAACCTCTGGCCAGCCTCCTTCTAAACGATTGAAGGTggaaccagagaagaaaaaggagaaacgCCACAAAGTTGATGAAGATGAAATACAAAAGATGCA GGTTTTGGTGTCGTCCTTTTCTGAAGAGCAGCTAAACCGTTACGAGATGTACAGACGTTCTGCCTTTCCTAAGGCTGCCATTAAGAGG CTGATCCAGTCCATAACAGGATCATCAGTCTCCCAGAATGTTGTGATTGCGATGTCTGGTATTTCCAAGGTTTTTGCTGGGGAAATTGTTGAGGAAG CGCTTGATGTTTGTGAGAAGTGGGGCGACACGCCACCACTTCAACCAAAGCATATGAGGGAAGCAGTGAGGAGGTTGAAGAGCAGAGATCAAATTCCTAACACCAAGTACAAGAACATCCTATTTCCCTGA
- the LOC114438946 gene encoding uncharacterized protein C6orf106 homolog isoform X2 encodes MTCMSERGGREEGRKKEGSSLKLSCKSRCVFLCSPHLGPNVIWNLQAAIGAYYDFESPNISAPCMSFVKDVTIGEGESVPPDTPFTKTWRVQNTGAESWPPGVCLKYVGGDQFGHVNMVMVQSLDPQEMADVSVQMHSPVSPGMYQGQWRMCTATGLFYGDVIWVILSVEVGGLLGVTQQLSSFQAEFNTQPNRSLEGDYNPFASPKKCPSSNNNSLHDDSGHRVTEEHWQGSPNQLQQDQNGLSHNSVDIVANSLQSNLSLVSYNQGIQNPFGHS; translated from the exons ATGACCTGCATgtcagagaggggaggaagggaggaaggaaggaagaaggaaggatCCAGTCTGAAATTGTCTTGTAAAAGCAGATGTGTGTTCCTGTGCTCCCCTCATTTAGGGCCAAATGTCATATG GAATTTACAGGCAGCCATCGGAGCTTATTAtgactttgagagtcctaacaTCAGCGCACCGTGCATGTCCTTTGTAAAAGACGTGACGATTGGTGAGGGTGAATCCGTCCCGCCTGACACGCCATTCACAAAGACCTGGCGGGTACAGAACACGG gTGCAGAGTCATGGCCCCCCGGGGTTTGTCTGAAGTATGTCGGAGGAGATCAGTTTGGTCATGTAAACATGGTGATGGTGCAATCTTTAGACCCCCAGGAAATGGCTGACGTTAGTGTGCAGATGCACAGTCCAGTGTCTCCAGGCATGTACCAGGGCCAGTGGAGAATGTGCACAGCTACAGGACTTTTCTATGGAG ATGTAATCTGGGTGATCCTGAGCGTGGAGGTTGGAGGCCTTCTTGGTGTCACGCAGCAGCTTTCCTCTTTCCAAGCTGAGTTCAACACCCAGCCTAACCGCAGCCTGGAAGGAGACTACAACCCCTTTGCCTCTCCAAAGAAGTGCccaagcagcaacaacaacagcctccACGATGACAGCGGCCATAGAGTCACAGAGGAACATTGGCAGGGAAGCCCAAACCAGCTGCAGCAAGACCAGAATGGACTTTCACACAACTCTGTGGATATAGTAGCAAACAGTCTACAAAGCAATCTATCATTAGTCTCTTATAACCAG GGTATACAGAATCCTTTTGGGCACTCTTAA
- the LOC114438946 gene encoding uncharacterized protein C6orf106 homolog isoform X1 — protein sequence MESMDLDQELMQKFSCMGTTDKDILISEFQRLLGFQLNPAGCAFFLDMTNWNLQAAIGAYYDFESPNISAPCMSFVKDVTIGEGESVPPDTPFTKTWRVQNTGAESWPPGVCLKYVGGDQFGHVNMVMVQSLDPQEMADVSVQMHSPVSPGMYQGQWRMCTATGLFYGDVIWVILSVEVGGLLGVTQQLSSFQAEFNTQPNRSLEGDYNPFASPKKCPSSNNNSLHDDSGHRVTEEHWQGSPNQLQQDQNGLSHNSVDIVANSLQSNLSLVSYNQGIQNPFGHS from the exons ATGGAGAGCATGGACCTGGACCAGGAGCTTATGCAGAAATTCAGCTGCATGGGTACAACAGACAAAGATATTTTAATATCAGAATTTCAGAGGCTTCTCGGGTTTCAGCTAAACCCCGCTGGATGCGCCTTCTTTCTGGACATGACAAACTG GAATTTACAGGCAGCCATCGGAGCTTATTAtgactttgagagtcctaacaTCAGCGCACCGTGCATGTCCTTTGTAAAAGACGTGACGATTGGTGAGGGTGAATCCGTCCCGCCTGACACGCCATTCACAAAGACCTGGCGGGTACAGAACACGG gTGCAGAGTCATGGCCCCCCGGGGTTTGTCTGAAGTATGTCGGAGGAGATCAGTTTGGTCATGTAAACATGGTGATGGTGCAATCTTTAGACCCCCAGGAAATGGCTGACGTTAGTGTGCAGATGCACAGTCCAGTGTCTCCAGGCATGTACCAGGGCCAGTGGAGAATGTGCACAGCTACAGGACTTTTCTATGGAG ATGTAATCTGGGTGATCCTGAGCGTGGAGGTTGGAGGCCTTCTTGGTGTCACGCAGCAGCTTTCCTCTTTCCAAGCTGAGTTCAACACCCAGCCTAACCGCAGCCTGGAAGGAGACTACAACCCCTTTGCCTCTCCAAAGAAGTGCccaagcagcaacaacaacagcctccACGATGACAGCGGCCATAGAGTCACAGAGGAACATTGGCAGGGAAGCCCAAACCAGCTGCAGCAAGACCAGAATGGACTTTCACACAACTCTGTGGATATAGTAGCAAACAGTCTACAAAGCAATCTATCATTAGTCTCTTATAACCAG GGTATACAGAATCCTTTTGGGCACTCTTAA
- the LOC114438898 gene encoding SAM pointed domain-containing Ets transcription factor-like has product MGSPGREHAVCTTQSPPCYSHLSPYSRAAWLDKAEDVKPPRNWLGFSELGWPWTLIPCDDRLTNEENSWLLRTTEGPAPPPHPPPLPTFRTPGQTAPPPSQTQHSASEVEGQMEERCLEQVQSMVVGEVMKDVDTACKLLNIAPDPLSWSCVHVQKWLLWTEHLYKLPQMSTRFQELCGRDLCSMTEADFRHRSSQFGDTLYAHLDIWRSAAALKQRCPAEDSKSADEEDSWSDVVCHFPNQPIHLWQFLRELLLKPHNYSRCIRWLNREKGIFKIEDSAHVARLWGIRKNRPAMNYDKLSRSIRQYYKKGIIRKPDVSRRLVYQFVNPV; this is encoded by the exons ATGGGGAGTCCAGGTCGTGAGCACGCAGTCTGCACCACACAGTCACCTCCGTGCTACAGTCACCTGTCGCCTTACAGCAGGGCGGCGTGGCTGGATAAGGCCGAGGACGTCAAACCGCCACGCAACTGGTTGGGGTTCTCTGAGCTGGGCTGGCCTTGGACCCTTATCCCCTGTGACGACAGATTAACCAATGAGGAGAATTCTTGGCTGCTGAGAACAACAGAGGGACCTGCaccccctcctcatcctcctcctcttcccactTTTCGGACTCCAGGGCAGACTGCACCACCTCCCAGCCAAACCCAGCACTCCGCCTCTGAGGTGGAAGGTCAGATGGAGGAGCGCTGTCTGGAGCAGGTCCAGAGCATGGTGGTGGGCGAGGTGATGAAAGACGTGGACACTGCCTGCAAGCTGCTCAACATTGCACCAG ACCCGCTGAGCTGGAGCTGCGTGCATGTTCAAAAATGGCTGCTGTGGACCGAGCACCTGTACAAGCTGCCGCAAATGAGCACGAGGTTTCAGGAACTGTGTGGGAGAGATCTGTGCTCCATGACAGAGGCAGACTTCAGACATCGCTCGTCACAGTTTGGAGACACCCTGTATGCTCATCTGGATATCTGGAGATCAG ctgcaGCACTGAAGCAGCGCTGTCCAGCAGAAGACAGCAAATCTG CTGATGAAGAAGACTCCTGGTCAGATGTGGTGTGTCACTTCCCCAACCAGCCCATCCACCTGTGGCAGTTCCTCCGAGAACTGCTGCTGAAGCCTCATAACTACAGCCGCTGCATCCGCTGGCTCAACAGAGAGAAAG GAATTTTCAAAATAGAAGACTCGGCCCATGTGGCCAGGCTGTGGGGCATCAGGAAGAACCGCCCGGCTATGAACTATGACAAGCTGAGCCGCTCAATACGTCAGTACTACAAGAAGGGCATCATTCGGAAGCCGGACGTGTCCCGCAGACTGGTCTACCAGTTTGTCAACCCTGtatga